The region GGCCCGTATAACGGTGCTGGGGCGCCAGAGCCGTCAGGAAGTCGTCTACGCCGTAACGGACAATGGCATTGGCATTGATATGAAACAGGCGGGCAAAGTATTTGAACTTTTTCAGCGGCTCGACTCGGCGGCAAGCTACGAAGGCTACGGCGTAGGGCTGGCCATCGTTAAACGTATCCTGAGCCGACACCAGGGCAAGGTTTGGTTTGAGAGTGTTCCTTACCAGACAACAACCTTTTATGTATCGTTTCCCAGACGCATTTCCTGACTTTTATGCTTGATATTCTTTACGTTGAAGACAACCCCGATGAAGCTGATATCTTCAGGCGACTCATCAGCCGCATGGAGCACCCGCCTGGTTTTTTAATCCTGGGCAGTGGTAGTGAAGCGATTGATTACTTACTTCAGCAGGGAAATTATCAGGGGCAAAGTACGCCTTTGCCCCGTTTGGTGCTGATAGACCTTAAATTGCCGGGGCATAATGGCTTTGAGGTTATTCAGCAGGTTCGGGCCACCAGCCGCACCTGCTACCTG is a window of Spirosoma linguale DSM 74 DNA encoding:
- a CDS encoding response regulator receiver protein (PFAM: response regulator receiver~SMART: response regulator receiver~KEGG: ppd:Ppro_3011 response regulator receiver protein) — protein: MLDILYVEDNPDEADIFRRLISRMEHPPGFLILGSGSEAIDYLLQQGNYQGQSTPLPRLVLIDLKLPGHNGFEVIQQVRATSRTCYLPLVVYSTSDNPKDMRRAYDLGANAYLIKPESYHQVSEMMCRAIDFWLTQSQYIP